The genomic interval CCATTCATACGCGCGACGTGGTGGAATTCGTGATCGAACGCGGTCGGCGTACGCCGGTCGATGTCCACCCGATCGCCTGCGTGTCGAAGAACCGGGAGGGGAAGGAGTTGACCGAGATGGCCGATCTGGTCGAGGGCGGGGCGGTGGCCTTCAGCGACGACGGCGCACCGGTGCAGCACGGCGGCCTGATGCGGCGGGCGCTCGAATACGCTTCGATGCTCGACCGGGCCATCATCAACCACATGGAGGACCTTACGCTCAACCCGCACGGCCACATGCACGAGGGCGTGGTGTCGACGCGGCTGGGCGTGCCGGGCATCCCGCCGGTGGCCGAAGAGGTCATGGTGGCGCGTGATCTGATTCTGGCCGAATACACGGGCGGGCATGTGCATGTGGCGCATATCTCGACGGCCCGATCGGTCGAGCTGGTGCGCCAGGCCAAGGCGCGGGGCGTGCGCGTGACGGCCGAGGTCTGTCCGCATCATTTCACGCTGACCGACGAAGCAGTCGAGCGCACGGGCTTTTCGACGAACACGAAAATGCATCCGCCGCTGCGCACGGCCGCCGACATCGCGGCCATCAAGGAAGGGTTGCGTGATGGCACGATCGACGCCATCTGCACGGACCACGCACCCCACGCCAGCTTTGAAAAGGAGGTCGAGTTTATCGAGGCGCCTTTCGGGATCATCGGCCTGGAGACGGCCTGGGGACTGATCGGCCGCGAGCTGATCGCGCCGGGCGTGCTGACCGTGGCCGAGGCGGTCTACAAGCTGACGGTGGCCCCGCGTCGCATCCTGCGGCTACCCGTGCCCCGGCTGGCCGAAGGCGAACCGGCCAACCTGACAATTTTCGACACGACCACGCGCTGGGTCTTCGAGGAGCGGCACATTCGCTCAAAGAGCCGGAACACACCGTTCCTCGGCGAGGAACTGGTCGGACGCGCCTGGGCCATCTACAACCGGGGCTGGTTCGTGCCTCAGGAGCCCTGAACCTGTTTGTAGTAAGGCACGAAGCGATAGCGAAGTGCCCTTCCACCGAAGGGCTACAGCGGAAAGGACATGAAAGACCCTGCACAGCGTCTGCGTGTCGGCGTGGTCTTCGGCGGCGTGTCGCCGGAGCATGAGGTGTCGGTCATCACCGGGTTGCAGGCGGCCGCCGCACTCGACCGCACCCGCTACGAGATCGTCCCGCTCTACATCGCCAAGGACGGGAGCTGGTACACCGGGCCGGTGCTGCTGGAGCTGGAAGCCTATCAGGATCTGGACGCACTCCGGCGGGCGGCCATCCCGGTCCGGTTCGACCCGGCCGTCCACGGTCGGATGCTGCTCGTCGAGGCGACGCCGCGCCGCTGGCCCTGGCAGCGCCCCCGGCGCTACCTGGTGGACGTGGTGCTGCTGGCACTGCACGGCGGCGACGGCGAAAACGGCGGCGTGCAGGGCCTGTGCGAGACGCTCAACGTGCCCTACAC from Rhodothermus marinus carries:
- a CDS encoding dihydroorotase, producing the protein MESGARKTPDLLIRGGILLDPETGRQRRADLLIRGGRIAGIAESIEADDVPVYDATGKFISPGWMDMHVHLREPGQEHKETIETGCRAAAFGGFTAVACMPNTDPPIHTRDVVEFVIERGRRTPVDVHPIACVSKNREGKELTEMADLVEGGAVAFSDDGAPVQHGGLMRRALEYASMLDRAIINHMEDLTLNPHGHMHEGVVSTRLGVPGIPPVAEEVMVARDLILAEYTGGHVHVAHISTARSVELVRQAKARGVRVTAEVCPHHFTLTDEAVERTGFSTNTKMHPPLRTAADIAAIKEGLRDGTIDAICTDHAPHASFEKEVEFIEAPFGIIGLETAWGLIGRELIAPGVLTVAEAVYKLTVAPRRILRLPVPRLAEGEPANLTIFDTTTRWVFEERHIRSKSRNTPFLGEELVGRAWAIYNRGWFVPQEP